A window of Danaus plexippus chromosome 12, MEX_DaPlex, whole genome shotgun sequence contains these coding sequences:
- the LOC116772774 gene encoding uncharacterized protein LOC116772774 — MHVCVVTIVCTLMWSSHSYVQIEGELSFDVQILNDVDGRGPTAVNNTRSKDEVEADLREGAGDGRVTAGAILECEYQYPERQQLQALLSDMMNQLAQIFVRTQEFDQKGSKRWVKRFRVIRKQESGEFEGVFKNMTREYKEFYETTLNRLNRTGDPCLRQDELKQTWQSLLAESQNMLQRAAATSVQRVQRAIDTPSQRRLEETVARLVATARSHHLDQLCDRFQLCYDELLQK; from the exons atGCATGTTTGTGTTGTAACTATTGTTTGTACGTTGATGTGGTCTAGTCACTCGTACGTTCAAATCGAGGGCGAGCTTTCTTTCGACGTACAAATTCTAAACGATGTGGACGGTAGAGGTCCGACCGCCGTCAACAACACGCGGTCTAAAGACGAAGTCGAGGCGGACTTGAGGGAGGGTGCTGGTGACGGTAGAGTGACGGCCGGGGCCATCCTGGAGTGTGAGTACCAGTACCCTGAGAGACAACAGCTCCAGGCACTCCTCAGCGACATGATGAACCAGCTCGCCCAG ataTTTGTTCGAACACAAGAGTTCGATCAAAAGGGAAGCAAGCGCTGGGTGAAGCGGTTCCGCGTGATCCGGAAACAGGAGTCGGGAGAATTCGAAGGAGTCTTCAAGAATATGACACGAGAATACAA AGAGTTCTACGAGACGACTCTGAACAGACTGAACCGGACGGGAGACCCCTGTCTCCGGCAGGATGAGTTAAAACAGACCTGGCAGAGTCTGCTGGCGGAGTCGCAGAACATGTTGCAGCGAGCGGCGGCGACCAGCGTGCAGCGAGTACAGCGAGCGATCGACACCCCCTCACAGAGGAGGCTGGAGGAGACGGTCGCCAGGCTGGTGGCCACCGCGCGCTCACACCACCTCGACCAACTGTGCGACCGCTTCCAGCTCTGCTATGATGAACTGTTACAAAAATGA